In one Corynebacterium bovis DSM 20582 = CIP 54.80 genomic region, the following are encoded:
- a CDS encoding prephenate dehydrogenase: MTGTLNTFGRDNRPVCILGLGLIGGSLLRDLTAQGWTVFGWNRSAGPADAARSEGFDASTDLVGTLRRAADTDALVVLAVPVPALDGLLGHLAEHAPDCGFTDVTSVKAQVLDLVAAHGMSHRFVGGHPMAGTADSGWAATVDGLFTGCVWVVTYDNAPVEDVPVEDESPLYPTNPRAAEYEYILRDVSPEAPQAAAGNGTSNPYSTRRDAERQWLDVWRRVVRMASAVGAVVVPARARKHDHAVARVSHLPHVLAEALAVTGDQGGALTLSLAASSFRDGTRVAGTDPALVRAMCENNREALAGVLDEAIQLLTAAREDIASPDRDIRVLAEAGHSSRLRFEARAGRTPGEPSNRPIIRVRPGAPGWLDQLRYAESIGAQIGVF; the protein is encoded by the coding sequence ATGACCGGCACGCTCAACACGTTCGGCCGCGACAACCGGCCCGTGTGCATCCTCGGCCTCGGCCTCATCGGCGGCAGTCTCCTGCGGGACCTCACCGCCCAGGGGTGGACGGTCTTCGGATGGAACCGCTCCGCCGGCCCCGCCGACGCCGCCCGGTCGGAGGGCTTCGACGCGTCGACGGACCTCGTCGGCACGCTGCGGCGCGCGGCGGACACGGACGCGCTCGTCGTCCTCGCCGTGCCGGTGCCCGCGCTCGACGGGCTGCTCGGCCACCTCGCCGAGCACGCCCCCGACTGCGGGTTCACCGACGTCACCAGCGTGAAGGCGCAGGTCCTCGACCTCGTCGCCGCGCACGGCATGAGTCACCGGTTCGTCGGCGGCCACCCGATGGCGGGCACGGCGGACTCCGGCTGGGCGGCGACCGTCGACGGCCTGTTCACCGGCTGCGTGTGGGTCGTCACGTACGACAACGCCCCCGTGGAGGACGTCCCCGTCGAGGACGAGTCCCCCCTCTACCCCACGAACCCCCGCGCCGCGGAGTACGAGTACATCCTCCGCGACGTCTCCCCCGAGGCGCCCCAGGCCGCGGCGGGGAACGGGACGTCGAACCCCTACAGCACCCGCCGCGACGCCGAACGGCAGTGGCTGGACGTGTGGCGGCGCGTCGTGCGCATGGCCTCCGCGGTGGGGGCGGTCGTCGTCCCGGCGCGCGCCCGGAAGCACGACCACGCGGTGGCGCGCGTGTCCCACCTGCCGCACGTGCTCGCCGAGGCGCTGGCCGTGACCGGCGACCAGGGCGGCGCGCTGACGTTGTCCCTCGCCGCGTCCAGTTTCCGCGACGGGACGCGCGTCGCCGGGACCGATCCGGCGCTCGTCCGCGCGATGTGCGAGAACAACCGGGAGGCCCTCGCCGGGGTTCTCGACGAAGCCATCCAGCTGCTCACCGCCGCGCGCGAGGACATCGCCTCCCCCGACCGGGACATCCGGGTGCTCGCGGAGGCGGGCCACTCCTCCCGGCTGCGTTTCGAGGCCCGGGCCGGGCGGACGCCGGGTGAGCCGTCGAACCGGCCGATCATCCGCGTCCGGCCGGGGGCGCCGGGGTGGCTCGACCAGCTGCGGTACGCCGAGTCCATCGGCGCGCAGATCGGGGTGTTCTAG
- a CDS encoding tRNA adenosine deaminase-associated protein yields MSTRDRTRDPLFSAGDETEGPDGPAATRDDGGRAAGDDDDLIRDDADDDGDDDDYVDGDDDDADDDYDDGDDDDDAEDDEDDDYDGDDADDDAADDDDADAEDDDYDDDDDAGVTFAAVAVRQDTAWTVRTLRDRALRGLDDLLADLRSLRSEGFVLGFVCVDDDWCALVRPVPGGVRVLLSDATAALDDDLAADILDELDVDVPSEEEADETDEPWPEGEFDMLEDLGVGEQILSVIFDDEDLYASDQLIRVAEELGLGDELSDLVDGCDPGDA; encoded by the coding sequence ATGAGCACCCGGGACCGCACGCGAGATCCGCTCTTCTCCGCAGGGGACGAGACCGAGGGCCCTGACGGCCCCGCCGCCACGCGGGACGACGGCGGCCGTGCCGCCGGGGACGACGACGACCTCATCCGTGACGACGCCGACGACGACGGCGACGACGATGACTATGTCGACGGCGACGATGACGATGCCGACGACGACTACGACGACGGCGACGATGATGACGACGCCGAGGATGACGAGGATGACGACTACGACGGTGATGACGCGGATGACGACGCCGCCGACGACGATGACGCCGACGCCGAGGATGACGACTACGACGATGACGACGACGCCGGCGTGACCTTCGCCGCCGTCGCCGTCCGCCAGGACACCGCGTGGACCGTCCGGACCCTCCGCGACCGCGCGTTGCGCGGGCTCGACGACCTGCTCGCCGACCTCCGCAGCCTGCGGTCGGAAGGCTTCGTCCTCGGGTTCGTGTGCGTCGACGACGACTGGTGCGCGCTCGTCCGCCCCGTGCCCGGTGGGGTGCGGGTCCTGCTCAGCGACGCCACCGCCGCCCTCGACGACGACCTCGCCGCCGACATCCTCGACGAACTGGACGTCGACGTCCCGTCCGAGGAGGAGGCCGACGAGACCGACGAGCCGTGGCCGGAGGGGGAGTTCGACATGCTCGAGGACCTCGGCGTCGGCGAGCAGATCCTCTCGGTCATCTTCGACGACGAGGACCTCTACGCGTCCGACCAGCTCATCCGCGTCGCCGAGGAGCTCGGCCTGGGCGACGAGCTGAGCGACCTCGTCGACGGGTGCGACCCGGGCGATGCCTGA
- a CDS encoding nucleoside deaminase: MPDRSGGRGADGPAAGREGGRVIGAGLPREASLVRDEERMRRAVRLAASTPPEDVPVGAVVYGPDGRELAAATNRREADGDPTAHAEVLALRAAARVVGDSWRLEDCALVVTLEPCAMCAGAAVGARVGSVVFGAWEPRTGACGSVMDVPGESVLHRPGVRGGVLRDECEALLARFFARVRGG, translated from the coding sequence ATGCCTGACAGGTCCGGCGGGCGGGGCGCCGACGGCCCGGCGGCCGGGCGCGAGGGCGGGCGCGTCATCGGCGCGGGGCTCCCCCGCGAGGCGTCGCTGGTGCGCGACGAAGAACGGATGCGCCGGGCGGTCCGGCTGGCGGCGTCGACACCCCCGGAGGATGTCCCCGTGGGGGCGGTTGTCTACGGCCCCGACGGGCGCGAACTCGCCGCCGCGACGAACCGGCGCGAGGCCGACGGCGACCCGACCGCCCACGCCGAGGTGCTCGCGCTGCGCGCGGCCGCGCGGGTGGTCGGTGACTCGTGGCGGCTGGAGGACTGCGCGCTGGTCGTGACGCTCGAGCCGTGCGCGATGTGCGCCGGGGCGGCCGTCGGGGCGCGCGTCGGCTCCGTGGTGTTCGGTGCGTGGGAGCCGCGGACCGGGGCGTGCGGGTCCGTCATGGACGTGCCCGGGGAGTCCGTGCTGCACCGGCCGGGGGTGCGCGGCGGCGTGCTGCGCGACGAGTGCGAGGCGCTGCTCGCGCGGTTCTTCGCCCGGGTGCGCGGCGGGTAG
- the tgt gene encoding tRNA guanosine(34) transglycosylase Tgt — MSAEPTPSHHDTSFVAGTRLDSVDTSPSQGRTGVIHTPHGDIRTPAFIPVATKATVKTLTPEQIRSTGAEAILSNAYHLYLQPGPDIVDEAGGVAAFENWHGPTYTDSGGFQVMSLGVGYKKVLAMNTAGLAEADIIAQQKKRMAVVDEDGVDFKSIIDGSLHRFTPEVSMQIQHQLGADIMFAFDELTTLANTRLYQEQSVDRTHRWARRCLAEHDRLTRARPHRPLQSLWGVVQGAQYEDLRRAAARGLVALSREAEQEGRRGFGGFGIGGALEKENLGTIVSWVSEELPDDRPRHLLGISEPDDLFTAVAAGADTFDCVAPTRLGRRGGVYTLDGRLNLSAARFRRDFTPVDAEVGGYTSDNYTRAYIHHLLRAKEYLAGTLCTMHNIHFMVRLVAGIRQSIEDGRFEEYRDEFLGRYYAGR; from the coding sequence ATGAGCGCCGAGCCCACCCCGTCCCACCACGACACGTCCTTCGTCGCGGGGACCCGCCTGGACAGCGTCGACACCTCCCCCTCCCAGGGGCGCACCGGCGTGATCCACACCCCCCACGGGGACATCCGCACCCCCGCCTTCATCCCCGTCGCCACGAAGGCGACCGTGAAGACCCTCACCCCAGAACAGATCCGGTCGACGGGCGCCGAGGCGATCCTCTCCAACGCGTACCACCTCTACCTCCAGCCCGGGCCCGACATCGTCGACGAGGCCGGGGGCGTCGCCGCCTTCGAGAACTGGCACGGGCCCACGTACACGGACTCCGGCGGATTCCAGGTCATGAGCCTCGGCGTGGGGTACAAGAAGGTCCTCGCGATGAACACCGCCGGGCTCGCCGAGGCGGACATCATCGCCCAACAGAAGAAGCGCATGGCCGTCGTCGACGAGGACGGCGTGGACTTCAAGAGCATCATCGACGGCTCCCTCCACCGGTTCACCCCCGAAGTGTCCATGCAGATCCAGCACCAGCTCGGAGCGGACATCATGTTCGCCTTCGACGAACTGACCACCCTCGCGAACACCCGCCTCTACCAGGAGCAGTCCGTCGACCGGACCCACCGGTGGGCCCGGCGCTGCCTCGCCGAACACGACCGCCTCACCCGCGCCCGACCCCACCGCCCCCTCCAGTCGCTGTGGGGGGTCGTCCAGGGCGCCCAGTACGAGGACCTGCGGCGGGCGGCGGCCCGCGGGCTCGTCGCCCTCTCACGGGAAGCGGAGCAGGAGGGACGACGCGGTTTCGGCGGCTTCGGCATCGGCGGGGCGCTCGAGAAGGAGAACCTCGGCACCATCGTCAGCTGGGTGTCCGAGGAGCTGCCCGACGACCGGCCGCGCCACCTCCTCGGCATCTCCGAACCGGACGACCTGTTCACCGCCGTCGCCGCCGGGGCCGACACCTTCGACTGCGTGGCTCCCACGCGGCTCGGGCGGCGCGGCGGGGTGTACACCCTCGACGGGCGGCTGAACCTCAGCGCCGCCCGGTTCCGCCGGGACTTCACCCCCGTCGACGCGGAGGTCGGCGGTTACACCAGCGACAACTACACCCGGGCGTACATCCACCACCTCCTGCGGGCGAAGGAGTACCTCGCCGGGACGCTGTGCACGATGCACAACATCCACTTCATGGTGCGCCTCGTGGCGGGCATCCGGCAGTCCATCGAGGACGGGCGTTTCGAGGAGTACCGCGACGAGTTCCTCGGGCGGTACTACGCCGGGCGGTGA
- the gluQRS gene encoding tRNA glutamyl-Q(34) synthetase GluQRS — MIGPESSAAPPPPGAGRFAPSPSGDLHLGNLRTAALAWLWARSSGRPFVLRVDDVDAERSSAAAADRQLGDLAALGVTGDGPVARQSATLDRYAAAVDSLARRGLVYECYCSRRDIREASRAPHAVPGRYPGTCRDLGEGERERRRAELAAAGRVPALRLRADCDRWSVREGFATADEEGRPVVDGVYRGPVDDMVVRRGGAAAQVTGREYAYNLAVVVDDALAGVGQVVRGRDLLSSAPRQAYLAHLLGLPEVGYVHVPLVLGPTGRRLAKRDGAVTLREMPGRDVGEQAREVLRWVVSTLRLGEAAEGVTRLEELVPVFGPGCVPPEDVVWRGSAAR, encoded by the coding sequence ATGATCGGTCCCGAGTCCTCCGCCGCGCCCCCGCCGCCGGGTGCCGGGCGTTTCGCGCCCAGCCCGAGCGGCGACCTGCACCTGGGGAATCTCCGCACGGCGGCGTTGGCGTGGTTGTGGGCGCGGTCGTCGGGGCGGCCGTTCGTGCTGCGGGTCGATGACGTGGATGCGGAGCGGTCCTCGGCCGCGGCGGCGGACCGGCAGCTCGGTGATCTCGCGGCGCTGGGGGTGACGGGGGACGGGCCGGTGGCCCGGCAGAGCGCGACGCTGGACCGGTACGCCGCCGCGGTGGACTCGCTGGCGCGCCGGGGGCTGGTGTACGAGTGCTACTGCTCCCGCCGCGACATCCGGGAGGCGTCGCGGGCGCCGCACGCGGTGCCGGGGCGGTACCCGGGGACGTGCCGGGACCTCGGGGAGGGGGAGCGGGAGCGGCGGCGGGCGGAGCTCGCGGCGGCGGGGCGGGTGCCGGCGTTGCGGTTGCGGGCGGACTGTGACCGGTGGTCGGTGCGGGAGGGGTTCGCGACGGCGGACGAGGAGGGGCGGCCGGTGGTCGACGGGGTGTACCGGGGGCCGGTCGACGACATGGTCGTGCGCCGGGGCGGCGCGGCGGCGCAGGTCACGGGCCGGGAGTACGCCTACAACCTCGCCGTGGTCGTCGACGACGCGCTCGCGGGGGTCGGGCAGGTCGTCCGCGGCCGGGACCTGTTGTCCTCCGCGCCGCGGCAGGCGTACCTGGCGCACCTGCTGGGGCTGCCGGAGGTGGGGTACGTCCACGTGCCCCTGGTGCTGGGGCCGACGGGGCGCCGGTTGGCGAAGCGTGACGGGGCGGTGACCCTGCGGGAGATGCCGGGGCGTGATGTGGGGGAGCAGGCGCGTGAGGTGCTGCGGTGGGTGGTCTCGACGCTGCGTCTCGGCGAGGCGGCGGAGGGGGTGACCCGGCTGGAGGAGCTGGTGCCCGTGTTCGGGCCGGGGTGTGTGCCGCCGGAGGATGTCGTGTGGCGGGGGTCGGCCGCGCGCTGA